A genomic region of Arachis hypogaea cultivar Tifrunner chromosome 5, arahy.Tifrunner.gnm2.J5K5, whole genome shotgun sequence contains the following coding sequences:
- the LOC112802523 gene encoding U-box domain-containing protein 40, which produces MEIQQTLKLMVHHHNRGKENNTPKLKWRKIFTLQRSPPSSKPIQTPPPEEFICPISGTLMADPVIVSSGHSFERASVQSCKDLNFTPQLSDGTTPDFSTVIPNLALKSAISKWCHASSTLLPQPPHRSLTDNLVRTLIFSSSSRKNNANELVGERMLTANPSCCSSSSSVESIATSASSSTPPAQLTAKPSFCYSSPSSSELEPTTPEAEEFISKLRSNQVFVIEESLQNLRKLTRTNEDSRITLCTQRMLSSLRGLVASKYKMVQVNAVACVVNLSLEKMNKVRIVRSGLVPPLIEALRIGSPEAQEHASGALFSLALEDDNKTAIGVLGALPPLIHALRVGTERTRHDSALALYHLSMVQSNRTKLVKIGSVPVLIGMVKSGQMTGRVLMILGNLGCGPDGRAAMLDVGMVECLVGLLAGSESVHGSIKESCVAVLYVLSHGGLRFKAVAKAAGVVEALEKAEKEVGSHRAKEKAMRVLEMMKGKEDDEEEEVDWEELLDSGLGSRSHNYHDGEFAGLNGTTSIL; this is translated from the coding sequence ATGGAGATTCAGCAGACCCTAAAGCTCATGGTCCACCACCATAACAGAGGAAAGGAAAACAACACACCAAAGCTGAAATGGAGGAAAATTTTCACTCTCCAACGATCACCGCCGTCATCAAAACCCATCCAAACTCCACCGCCGGAAGAGTTCATCTGCCCAATCTCCGGTACTCTAATGGCTGACCCTGTGATCGTATCTTCCGGTCACTCCTTCGAACGAGCGTCCGTACAATCATGCAAAGATCTCAACTTTACCCCTCAACTCTCCGATGGAACCACCCCTGATTTTTCCACCGTGATCCCCAACCTCGCCCTCAAATCCGCCATCTCCAAATGGTGCCACGCGTCATCCACCCTCCTCCCTCAACCCCCACACCGGTCCCTCACCGACAACCTCGTACGGACCCTCATTTTCTCATCTTCCTCCCGCAAAAACAACGCAAACGAGTTAGTGGGAGAGAGAATGCTAACAGCGAACCCttcttgttgttcttcttcttcctccgttGAGTCTATTGCCACGTCAGCATCGAGCTCCACCCCACCCGCTCAACTTACTGCAAAACCAAGCTTCTGCTACTCTTCACCTTCTTCCTCCGAACTCGAACCAACAACCCCAGAGGCCGAAGAATTCATCTCGAAGCTTCGGAGCAATCAAGTCTTCGTAATCGAAGAATCTCTGCAGAATCTGAGGAAGCTCACTAGAACTAATGAGGACTCAAGGATCACACTCTGCACCCAAAGGATGCTTTCGTCTTTGCGTGGCCTCGTTGCTTCGAAGTATAAAATGGTTCAAGTGAATGCCGTCGCATGTGTCGTGAACCTCTCTCTGGAGAAAATGAACAAGGTGAGGATCGTACGGTCAGGGTTAGTTCCGCCATTGATAGAAGCTTTGAGGATTGGATCCCCTGAGGCGCAGGAACACGCTTCCGGTGCGCTCTTCAGTCTAGCGCTTGAAGACGATAATAAAACCGCGATTGGGGTTCTCGGAGCTCTTCCACCGTTGATTCACGCGCTTCGAGTTGGGACTGAGCGGACTCGGCATGACTCGGCCTTGGCGCTTTACCATTTGTCGATGGTCCAAAGTAACAGAACCAAATTGGTTAAGATTGGATCGGTTCCGGTTTTAATTGGGATGGTTAAGTCTGGTCAGATGACGGGTCGGGTTTTGATGATTTTGGGCAATTTGGGTTGTGGGCCGGATGGGCGGGCTGCAATGTTGGATGTGGGTATGGTTGAATGTTTGGTCGGGTTGTTGGCTGGGTCCGAGTCGGTTCATGGATCAATAAAGGAGAGCTGTGTGGCGGTGCTATACGTGTTGAGTCACGGAGGGTTGAGGTTTAAGGCCGTAGCGAAGGCGGCAGGAGTGGTGGAGGCGCTCGAGAAGGCAGAGAAGGAGGTGGGGAGTCATCGAGCGAAGGAAAAGGCAATGAGGGTTTTGGAGATGATGAAGGGCAAAGAGGACgatgaggaggaagaggtggATTGGGAGGAGCTGCTCGACTCCGGTCTAGGAAGCCGGAGTCACAACTACCATGATGGCGAGTTTGCCGGGCTCAATGGGACGACCTCAATCCTCTGA